Part of the Lycium ferocissimum isolate CSIRO_LF1 chromosome 6, AGI_CSIRO_Lferr_CH_V1, whole genome shotgun sequence genome, GGAATTGTTTATGTGTGGTGATTAAATATAAATGAATTATTAAATCATATattcttatttcatattttatcTTATAAATCACACTCTATGTGTATTACATCAAATTATATTACGTGATAAATAGAGATAAGAATACATAGTTTATTTATCTATATAATCATGTGtatttatattaatttgtttgttgaaaatattgtttaGGAATTAACAGAGGAATTTTTGGAGTATCATCTGATAAGAAATCTGAAATTGAAGAGCTGGTCAAGCAACTAGAGTCTCAAAATCCAATTCCTGAACCAACCTTATCTCTAGATAAGGTGACGTGGTATTGTGCCATACCAtaaatttagtttatttttttcacatACAATTTCAAATGAATTGTATGAATTAATTGATGTGCATTTCTGATAAAATATATGATTTCATACATGTAGGTTGCTGGAAGTTGGAGGCTTATATACAGTACTATAAGCATTTTAGGATCAAAAAGAACAAAACTAGGATTAAGAGATTTTATCACACTAGGggatttatatcagaatattgatatttctgAGGTATGTTTTGTTATTTCCTTTGGTACATTATgcatatttaaatttttagtataaaattaaaatatttaaaaaatttctttacATTCTTAAACTTTATGCATAGTTAGATTAaaacacataaaatgaaacaaaggaaGTATTATATCACATAGTATTAAGTATTACTCCTCAAATAAAAAGATTGTCTCTTTTGATTTGGtgaaagtttaagaaataaagaaagacttttgaaatgtgtggtccaaaacaagtcttagatatttgtgtgattgtaaattatctcataaagttaaattgtttctaaatatagaaatgtgacaatctttttggaacagactaaaaaagaaaggaggacaatttatttattatttttgtcatttttcaacTAATTGAAACATTTTAATGATGATAAATGGAGGGAAAAGCTGTGAACGTGATCAAGTTTAATGCCAGAGGATTAAGTTTATTGAATGGGGAGCTAAGGATTGAAGCCTCCTTCAAGATTGCATCCAAATCAGTTGAGATTACTctgctttttttcttcttctttttttttccttcataaaaTTGATGATCACAATATTTTAGGAATGCACAATTTTATTAATTGCTTCTTCctggtttttattttatttttattttcaatgtaGAGAGTTGACATTTTCTACAACAATTCTGCAATAACACCAGACCAGGTATGGATTAATTATGTTTCCTTCATTGCAAAAAGTTATTCCCAATTAGCTTCATAAGTGAAAAACAAAACTatttttgtccaattttttttttttcaaaagaatgttTGTCCAAacttcatttcttcctttctttcaaggcaaaagacatagattgacccctaaactatacccgAAATCTCgatatcacacttaaactattaAGACGACCTATCATACAACTAAACatttaaaaagtgaatttatttaccCCCTGAAAACTGATGTggcataaaatataaaaataatttaaaacaggcgcgttttgttgaatttatttacctttttatgttttttttttttggctaaataTAGATATTTAGGATCCCCTCTAAACCCCCCCcacctccccccaccccccccccacccttCTTCATCTCCATaaagaacaacaacatcactacCGCCCTctacacccccacccccaccacctcGCCCCCGGCCCTCCCTTGTTCAGCTCCTCCCTCACTGCCGCCTCAACTTATCTTAAAAATCGAACTTCCTcatcaactttgaacaatagtcattctcccccctttatgTCAATTGACTTTTCTAAATGTTTATTTGACTCTTATATTATAAATTTTTGTCTGTTTGTACTTCTTTAAATTGTGAactttttttaaacttttttatgTAACAGAATTACCTATCgaaataatattattttgaacaaaaaaagaaatgtgAGAAATAGTGATTAAGTATATAAGTTAATGACGAtgtataatgaaataaatgagcaaAATTGTAAAAATAAGTTTATTAATAGCAAGCACAAAGCTAATATCTATTTACACAatcgtaaatatatatataaaaaaaaagtgagaaatttATAAGCTTGTTTCAATGTAGGTAACAAGAAAAATAGTTATAAGAATAGCGGTAATTTTATAACAAGTTCCAAAAGATTATCTATTTGTattgtaaatttattttaaattaaaattaagaaaatatgatATTAATGATAATTAAAACTAGTTTATCTACAAAGACAACAACAAATAAGAGAGTTGTAGAATTTAGTTATACGTACATGTATGCACACATTTACATACatagatacatacatacatgaaaattataaaaagattATTCTACGTGtaatgttgatgatataaaagAACTACAgtataataaattataaaattatttaaactaTAGATAAAACACCtaagtaaaaatatattatatagtataaatatataatgtatTACATAGATGAAGGATTAATGATATCAAAGGCATAATAGACATTGCATAGCATAAAGGAGGAAGAatgactattgttcaaagttgagagggagtttgatttttaaggTAATGCTGGGggtgtaaatgattttcaccctaaTGAAATTGATAATGTAAATGGTAGAACATAACATGCACATGTGGTTATGGCAGGATAAAAAGTAGATTTAAGGAATAATTgccaccttttatatttttaaaatcaaatgtAAGGATTTTTTTAGTACTTTTCATTGTAATCTCTAGCTTTTAAAATTAGTTTCCTAAAGACAATTTTTTTCGTGTCTGCAATCATCCTCCAAAAAATTAATAGAATTAATGATACTTTTTGGACGAAATTATGCATTGTGTATTTTTGCTTGAGTTGTACAATATAAAAGTCTCATATACTGTTCTCAGAGGGGAAATTTTACCTATCTCAATAGATTTATTATTGGTTCAAAGAATGTCATGAGCTCTTTTTCTAGAAGAGAAAAGCTAACAaagttttatgatcaaaatTGGAACAGTTGATGAACGTGTTTAAGAAAAACTACGATCTTCTTCTTGGCATCTTCAACCCTGAAGGCTGGCTTGAAATTACGTATCCTTTAATTAGTTTTAAGCTTTAAAATAATacgtttttttttgttttgtatcttACGTTGCTAACTTAAAATGGACAGAGAGGAGAAATCTGTTATCCTTAATCTGAAAAAATGCAGATACGTTGATGAGAATTTGAGGATAGCCAGAGATGACAAGGGCAACATTTTTGTCTTGGAGAGATCACAGAAGGATAAACTTTGAGAATTAATGATGTAGACTTGATTAGTTCCCATGTCTTTTCCCTGTATGTAATATGTATAAATCCCAATACATCCTTGtcacaccttttttttttttttcacacaaaaatgatttatatgtttAGTTCAAAAGGGTTTTCAAATTGAAAGTGACCAAAATGTGTTTCAAAAGGGATTATTTCAGAAATAACAAGAGTCGCCACTTGACAATGGGTTTCGGTGTACCAAGTCACCTTTAAAATAGTAATCCCTTTTAAGAACAAGTTTGACTCTATCAGCAACAGATATTCCGGttaaggaattctgttgaccgAGGGGAAGGTGTGAGGCATCACTCGAATCCCGTGATTTTAGCACGGTCGCTTTAATTAACTCATATTGGCTTAAATAGAAACTCAATCAGATAAACTCAAACAACAAACAAACACGTGCACAAGAAGAGTTCAAAAAAAGAGTCTAAATTATTATAAcctgaaataaaataaaatgcgAGAAAATAACCCTATACTACCCTGTGCTATATCCACGAACAACCACCATTTTTACATCAAATTTTCTTCCGGGACATCCCACCCGGAAATTAATACATGACATTGAAAGCGAATAAAGGAAAACACACAAGCAATTAGTAAACCTAACATATTTGCCTAACGTTTATGCCGGATCTTAAAATTTGCCCATTTAATTCATGGGTCCCACAAGATTCTAGCTGTTGAAATGCAATAAAACATTTAAGCCCCAAACttgcttttctatttttatatccAATCCAGCAACCCAATTATAAAAACGAAGAATTAAATTATTAGATTAGACAAAACAATACCTAACCAAACAAAATAGaattaacaaataataaaaTGAAGATATTGTATCCAACTAAACTACTTTATCCAATTTAAATCCGCAACTCACTATCATCTTAAATAGAGGCTTCAAATCacacatatatctcattcaacaATTATATCAAACAAGCAATAGCAAcataaaacaattaaaacacGAAATTAATCAAAACAGGACAAGAAAGGGAAAAATGGACCTCAATCAGATAGATATACACCAAAGGTGTTCAGCAAAACGGAACTCCGGCAAACGAAATCTGACCCGAAAATTTTTGAACGGCTACAAGGCCTCAAATGAAAAACCCCAACCGAAAACTTGTCGGAGAACCTCGGTTTACGAACACGAAACTGAAAACCCAACTCAAAAATCTTCATTGGAACTCATCAGAAAGGGGTTGATTGCTGATGATTTTCATGACTGTTTTAGGTGTTTTAGTGGCGGTTCATTGGAAGGTTGGTGTTTGGACGGAAAAATAGGGGTAGGGTGGTATTTTGGTCACTGGTTTTTGGTGTGGAAATGAAGATGGTGATGGGGTGTATGGACAGTGGTGTTAATGGAGGCGGTGACGGGATGTGAAATAGTGGTGTTTGGTCGCCGTTTTTTATGGGGGTTTTCCTGTGGTTGCCAATGGTGGAGATGGAGGTGGTGACCGAAGGTGTTTGGTGGTGTAACagagtgaagaagaagaagccaaaAAAATGGGTGTTGCCCGTTTTCTTCTATTCTATTCTCTCTGTCTATGTTGGTCTCTTTATTTCTATTAGTGCATTGCCACCGATTAGGTGTTTATAGGTGTAAGGTATATATGATGGTGTGTCCCCGTATTGGTGTGTGTATGTCACGTGTATATGGTTTTGTGCAAATGAAAATTGTGGAATATACGTGAGAGTGCAAAATGTAAAGCGATAAGGTTTGTTATGAAGCTTTTTCATTTTGTGGTGAGGTGGTATAATCCCATTTGCTTTCCCCTTTTTATCATCTTTTTTATTTACCTTTTATTTAAATGTAAAACAAGAAATACTTAATAACTATTCCTAGATAGAGAAAATTATactatttaaaagaaaataactagctaaacaaaattaaatcctagaaagtatattttttgtgatttttcattcttttgaaacACCAAACTTGTACTCTAGAAATagtaaggagccgtttggacatgatttcatctcatgagatgaaattatgtttggacatgcaatttgaatatCTTAAGTTgcagttatttttttttttttttttttataaacataaaaacccaacaagttgtggaaaccatcaaaattttcccaattcatatacaatcttaccaaatgagtaaatcatagttcataataaaattaatacacaGTATATAAGCGAGTAGGCtcgcgaaggacatgacgtatacgaggttggatAAGCGGGAAGTacaaattgatagtcctaattaagattccaaaggcatccgagttgaagcaagaaagtagttaagggaatcgagttataagttagtgtattggacgcaaactaggagtattgagttaatgatgccttaagaatgttgtggagaagagttatgacgcccccgagattcataatgaaatgatgaacaagtgctaagaaggtcccataaggattagaggtcaaacgaaacgacgggaaccattccggtggaactgtgagttccacgaccatgttccacggacagcacaatgttccacgacccgtggctgtgtccgtggaacagccgcagaaagtgtggctggctggtcgtgaaccacgaccagttccacggccaacaaagggttccacggaccgtgaagctgtccgtggaagtcccacaCTCGGCTGAACctttccaagtctttaaatgttaagtccacttcattttattcattctcatccacgacttcaacctctccacacctctagaaacttccaaacatttcttccacaagaaaactaaggagatcaaggatcaataacaagatttgaggagaatcaagcttaagaaactccattaaagctaccaaagtcaaggaattccaagagagaagaaatagggttttgtgctagaaggtgtattatcatccaaggtttattcctctaccattcgaggtaagtttcatgaactttagatgttgattgaagtattattaagatgaaacacttagattatgaaagagtatgaaaaatgggtcataaatgggtagattatgccattgttgaatagtagttgaggagaatcatgaaaatggttatgttgagattgtgaatgtgttatgaatgatatttagagcatggaataagtattataagtgaacaaATGTGACAATGAAccgtagtcatgaatatggagaatttaggtgaaattatgaaatgcgaatcatgggaatgaatgacgattgttgttagcgatattgtgatggttgttatgggtgttggaagttgatatggaatatggcggaacgtagtataaacaaaggaaacgctgcccaattttctttagccttaagaggcacggttttataattgcctagctaacgacgctacgaactctcttgaaggtaaagacgaagacatcaaaggaggacgagcaagctataaagtagttaacgacaaaaggtatgtgaggcattacccttccttccaaggcatgaatcttatataCGATTTCCCTCTTCCTTCACGGATCTTTTATGTTCCTAGAGATGAAATGTCTACGTCCATGAGTAACGAGActggataagaaatacgctatgaatgcaataaagactctagagaccacgatataatgttcttatgagatcaatgatgaggatcacgatccattggcatttcCTCTTATACGTACTCGCCTTAAATCGtaaattcctccaaggtgagatatgactcttatgctattccataacatgaccggggtttacgaccttacgtcaccccgacataaacatagccactctcaagcttaatgtatgtacatgtgtatataactaagaatgttaaactatggtaaaatcatgataagccacgatatgtctatgaattgaatgttaatggtgacaagtgtatgaaatgcatggtatgtgtgataatatgattccaccgcgcctaattggccggacacgtcaccgctacggcgggctgctatgatcccaccgcgcctaattggccggacatgtcaccgctacggcgggctgctatgattccaccgcaccgagaaaagggcggacatgtcaccactagtgggctgcgcaggatggttacccggacgcgggtaacgatatAATGACGTATGATTGATGTAacgatgcttgcatgctatgataatgtatgtgatgtatttatgtatgatgaatgtacgTGAAACTCGGttcatatgtaaagatggtacAAAGTTATgccctcatctcatgatttacgatTTCCGGGTTATGTTTGTTTCATTtctcgccttacatactcagtacaatgttcgtactgacgtcccttttctttggacgctgtgttcatgcccacaggtaggcaaggagaggtgctgatccctaggagtcagtggctgatttgtgagcactccatcgtccggaggtgctttgattattcttttggtacatatatgtatattcacattttgggcacgacggggtcctgtcccgtctatatgtctagtattccattagaggctcgtagtcacgtatgtgtgggtagtatggccccatggtctccatgtatatgtatgtgtatttgtatatatattattttgatagccgaagggcttatgtttataaaagttaatgtatctcagaaaatgacagttttatatgattacgagtatatagtatgaatgatagcagataagcggtaatatgagcggtgttcggtggttagccccggatacccgtcgcggcccgtagctcgggtcgtgacaaaagtggtatcagagcagttcagtcctaggaagtgtctacgagccgtgtctagtagagtcttgtttatggtgtgttgcgcgccacgctaataaacaaggggctacagggcatttaggaaaagtgaccatccttcttcatatgagatcgtgcgatagagccgtgtataagatatactcctccctaacgaatgtgctatgatttcgtaaatgccgccaaaagctaaagccgcccggtaagggcaagactacgacaaagaggcgggcggaaaaagagccgcctatgaatatagaggAAGGGGAATCACATCAcgaggctttatctaatgcctccactactcctcctatCACAGAGgggcaagaaggggcttctgttccagctcctatccctccagttcctccaccggctgcttcgggccaacaagtagccgaggctattaatttattgacccAATTGGTTGCTGCTCAGGCACAgaggcaaaatgcgggcccaagtgatcgttcatcTAGTACTAGAGCtcgtgacttcatgagcctcaatcctccggaattctttgggtccaagccggatgaagacccgcaaggctttattgatgaaatgttgaggacgttgcagattattcatgcttctgagaccgaatcagtggagttggcatcatatagactccgagatgtggcggttttatggtataataactggagagcatcgaggcaagaaaatgcgcctcctcccgtgtggcaagaatttgttgatgctttcattcgccactacttacctcccgaggtccgccgagccaGAGCGGACGATTTCGAATTTAAAGCAAGGAGTATGAGTGCCGGGAATACAgccttcaattcaattctttggctagatatgctcctacaatggtagccgatatgggcgaCAGGGTatacaggtttgtgagtggcttagggccacatctaTTTAAGGATTGCTTAACGGCCTCGTTGCaggacgggatggacatttcccgtattcaagcccatgcccaaaatctagagGGGCAGcaacctccgcagaggggtgatcgtgacattgatagagggcaaggcaAACGGGCAAGATCTATGGGCGCAGGAGGTGATTATAGGGGCGGATCCAGGCAGACATATTCCGGACACTCAGgtcagtcagtgacgagtgcacctccccggtttaCAGGCAGGAGATCTGATCGTTCCTATCGATCtcgacagggtcagagttcgagggccccaggttcccagtttgggggagattacagtcagGGGAGACCACCAGGTTCCCCGATGCAGTCAGTgcagaaaattgcactcagggccatgtcgccagggcacCGATGCA contains:
- the LOC132059354 gene encoding fibrillin-5, chloroplastic isoform X3 — its product is MATKLLMKPQITVSQLSPPLPNTTEMMRSSLSATNITNSTRNFNKMSRFGQRTICAAEQQHVEVSQSASQIKIQLYDALQGINRGIFGVSSDKKSEIEELVKQLESQNPIPEPTLSLDKVAGSWRLIYSTISILGSKRTKLGLRDFITLGDLYQNIDISEGKAVNVIKFNARGLSLLNGELRIEASFKIASKSRVDIFYNNSAITPDQRGEICYP
- the LOC132059354 gene encoding fibrillin-5, chloroplastic isoform X1, which encodes MATKLLMKPQITVSQLSPPLPNTTEMMRSSLSATNITNSTRNFNKMSRFGQRTICAAEQQHVEVSQSASQIKIQLYDALQGINRGIFGVSSDKKSEIEELVKQLESQNPIPEPTLSLDKVAGSWRLIYSTISILGSKRTKLGLRDFITLGDLYQNIDISEGKAVNVIKFNARGLSLLNGELRIEASFKIASKSRVDIFYNNSAITPDQLMNVFKKNYDLLLGIFNPEGWLEITYVDENLRIARDDKGNIFVLERSQKDKL
- the LOC132059354 gene encoding fibrillin-5, chloroplastic isoform X2, translating into MATKLLMKPQITVSQLSPPLPNTTEMMRSSLSATNITNSTRNFNKMSRFGQRTICAAEQQHVEVSQSASQIKIQLYDALQGINRGIFGVSSDKKSEIEELVKQLESQNPIPEPTLSLDKVAGSWRLIYSTISILGSKRTKLGLRDFITLGDLYQNIDISERVDIFYNNSAITPDQLMNVFKKNYDLLLGIFNPEGWLEITYVDENLRIARDDKGNIFVLERSQKDKL